GTCAGTGTAGTGGTATATGTAAATATAGCCCAGCAAACTGTCATGACATGAACTGATGACACATATGCAGTGATGTTACCATGCAAATGCTGCCTTTATATACTGGATGGGAGACCTGGCATGTGGACATACAGGGGGAAATTCTGGCATCTATATTTTCCAGCAATTATCTTCAAAGGCAGCACAACAGATAACATTGTGTAAATACCTCAGTGAGAAGTTTACTAGCATGTAGGCTGTCCCTGTCCAGAAATAGTAGATATTGGTAAACCTGAATGGATGAGAAATATGTCAAGACACCGTGGTTGCCTGAGGCTCCAGTGACAAACAAGTGCTATACATGTTCTTTTTAGGAGAATATAGCCATATCAAAAACATTGATTGACAAACATTTCCTGAGGACGATATACTCCAAACAGCACCTCTTTATCATGATTCAGCTTATTAGCTATAACACTACAGGCACCAGTTCAGCACTTTCATGCCTTTAGCTTGATCCTAAGCCTTTACCTAGTGAGACATGGCATCCCACTGGAGATCCCTAGATGTCTTGCCTGCAAAGCGGCTTCATTCAGAATGGGAGAAGAGAGAATCCAGTAGGGCAAGAAGTGTGGCAAGATCAAGCAGAAAGCCCTCAATCTACATAATGGAGCTGGAAAATTCACTGTTTAGTGGTACAGTCATTAATAGAGGCATTATGCGACCACACTTGCTTTTATGACCTTTTCGCCACGGTCGTTAAGTTGAAcagcacagtcattaagcaagacatcacaTGATCATGGTTTGCAATTTTCCCCACTTCCCCACTAATTTAGCTTGTTGGAATCTGGCTGGGAGGGTTGCAAATCATGCATGTGactgcaggaagctgcaactatcataaatgcaaACTGCTTGCCAAGTGTCCGGTGGATTTTCTCATGTTTTGAGGAACTGGGGGCTTTGGGTCACAGGAGACTTTAATTGTATTGCTTCAATTGTTATTTCacacctgcaattctgtcatagCAGGTAAATATTTGCAATTTGAACACGCTAAGCGAAGAATAGCAGACCCTCAACATTGCTGCTATCTAAAATACATTTGCTGGTGAAGGAATAAGATTTTCAGGAACCATTAATCTCCAGCTGTGGTGCAGCACATATGAGCAGGCAGATGTACCATCACATATCATAAGCAGAAGGACGAAGGTTTCCTCTTTTACTGGGGaagctgctctggaaacagctgccTGGAGAATGTTTTTCTGCTCAAGAGCAAAAGAATGATCCAACTTTGGAATGCAAAATTAATAAAATCCTGTAAACtattattttctctgctttcatcTCATCCTCTAGATCTAGATGAGTGTGCTCCCAGAAATTACATTGAAGATGGTCCTCAGTGCCAGCATTTCTGTCACAACTATATAGGGGGCTACTTCTGCTCTTGTCAGCCTGGCTACCAACTCCAGAGTGATGGGTATTCTTGCAAAGGTAAGACCACGTGATCACCCAAGAAAGCCGAATACCAGAGAGAACAGGGAGATCATGCCCAGAAGAATACCAATGTGGAAGAATGCTAGATAACATTGAGGAGGTTTGCAGATGTGATTAACAGAGAAGTGATTATTTAGTTCTGGGAAAGGAGACGAGAAAACACAAAAATGAAATTCAGAACAACTCTGCCTTGATTCCCTTTTTGTATGAGAAGCAGCAAAGGAAATCTCTGAATGGCTTTAAGATTCTATTACACCTTACAATAGTAGACTAGCATTCCTGTAATTGCTGGGGtttctgatctatctatctatctatctatctatctatctatctatctatctatctatctatctatctatctatttaatcaaacatgtacaagatagcaggtataggtataaacatgaaCATAAACAAAGCAAGTAAGTAGAgataaatgaggacagtaggacaggaacggtaggcacgctggtgcgcttatgcacgccccctttacggacctcttaggaatagggtgaggtccatggttTGAGGTTGAagttgtgagggtttgaggctgtaacaatggagtcgggtagagcattccaggcattgaccactctgttgctgaagtcatattttctgcaatcgagtttggagccgtttaccttgagtttgtattgattgtttgcctgaatattattgtggttgaagctgaataagtcattgacaggtaagttAAAAAGgtagctgaagacgttgttgacTCACTAGCCTACCTCAAGGGGCCAGCAATCCTTGTCTGTAATGCCATCAAGGTGCTATCCCAGGTTTGCAAGGAGAAATAGGTCCCAGAAATATGCGACCTTCTTGCTATGGAGATGAGCTGATATGAACTTTCCCTTCCAGTGAATCTTCTTTTGTTTCTTGCTCTGCAGTGGATTGCAGCAATGAACTGTTCACAGAAACCTCCGGGTATTTGTCAAGCCCGGGATACCCTGAACCCTATCCACCTCACTTGCAGTGTAACTACAGCATACGGGTAGAGAAAGGGATGACCATTATCCTCAAGTTCTTGCAACCCTTTGAAATTGATGACCACCAACAAGTCCGCTGCCCTTATGACCAGCTTAAGGTACTGCAGATTGATCAATTCCTAACTGGTGTTGCCATTCAGTACTTGGTTCAACCTTGATAGATCAGGAATAGGGAAGCTTCAAGGATCACTGCAGTCTGTCCCTCAAGTATTAGGTTCTCATGGTGGAATTAAAATGTTTGGGGTTCTCCTAAGAAAGATCTATGGAAATAGCCAGAATATTGTCCAAATAATTGCGTTcttctatttacatttttaagtAAACTCTACTACAAATAGGGTGAGTTGTTTCAGGGAGTTTGGCTTCTTCTAAAATGCCTATTACAGACCAAATGACTCCTGTAATATTTTATGTGTTATAAGCTTACAGGTAGAATGCAAGTACACACCAAGTatctcaaagttgctttttcaagaggcaactggactttctggtttttctttgaagatgtctcACTTCACATCtaataagcttcttcagtttcttcagagctgaggaagcttcttggatgagaagcaaaacatcttcaaagaaaaaccagaaaatccagttgcctcttgaaaaagcacctttgggacaaacatgacctggatgacttagaatctccatTTACACACCAAGTGCTTCCATTGTTATAAAGAATTAGGGGTGGcataatagcagtatttcagtatttgaggggctaccacaaagaagagggggtcaaattattctccaaagcaccaaagggcaggacaagaaataatggctggaaactgatcaaagagagaagcaacctggaattaaggagaaaggacaattaaccagtggaacagcttgccttcagaaatcgtgggcgctccatcactggcggtttttaagaagagactgggcagttgCTTGTCTAAGatggtacaggttctcctgcttgagtagggggctggactaaatgacctccaaggtccctttctattctattctattctattctattgcttggAATAGCTGATCCTATAGCTGATCCTCAGGGGAAAATCTCAAAAGGCTACCAGATTGGGCACCTTCTGtttgtttactttatttatttatttatttgtcacaacattatatacaggaacatatattgaaatgaaacaataggacaggaacggtaggcacttttgtgcacttatgcacgcccctcttcCTCTGAGTTTGCTGCTCACTTCACACTATTGTCAAAATACTTTCGTTACTTTCCCTGCAGCCCCTAGTATGAACACTTATTCAATCATTTTGCCTTAATAATTATGTATATGTGTTTATTactgaataatttatttattatattatttaatatttaaaagtatGTTTAAGTGACACacgaaataaaaataaacacacgaaataaaaataaacaagcaaattcaaaacattaaattaaataaaacattaaaatgcagCAAGTAACAATGAAATCAAAagccaatataaaaatataattgcaagaaaaagtcaaataattatataaaagaactgaaatgaaaaagcaagagacactagattgagatgggtggctgtagaaattaaataaagaaataataaagaaataattatgGAAAATCCATCAAAACAAGCAAAAAGAGAACTATTTCAACAACATTTAAATGTCTTTGCCATAAGTTCCATCTTATTTGTAGTAGTGAGAAATTAAATTTGAAGCTATGGAGATACCTTTTGAGTggtgggttggttggttgattttaATAGAAATATTCAAAACAGGTATAAAAATGCAACTGTAATAACCATGTAGAAAAACCACACTCTGAATTTGGTGCAAGTCAAATTTTGGAAAGCCTTTCTCATTCTAATGAGCTTTTGATCATAACAAGATGGAAGCTTTTAGCCAAATTTCCCAAGAAAGTTTCTTTCCCATTTTATGTCACCTTTTCTTCTGACTGATGGAACATTCATTTCTGAAACCTCAATTTCTTACTAGATCCGTGCTGGCATGAAACAGATtggtgaattctgtggcagaaagcctccaaggatgatTGAAACCAATAGTTCTTCAGTGGATGTTATTTTTCTCACGGATGAATCAGGATACAGCCGAGGGTGGAAGATTTCGTACAGTATAGAAAGTAATTATTCTCATCCAATACTTTTAAGTTAAAAGGTAATGACctttctgctgctgcttctttcatttctttctcatcTCCAATAGGAATCCGTTGCCCACAGCCTGTGGCAAATGATGTCTTCACCATCATCAAGGACCCACAGCCCCTGTATCAATACCAAGACTACTTCATTGTCAGCTGCAAAACTGGATATAACTTGATGGAGGTGAGCCTTATTCGTCTGAGTGCTTTATTATGTTATCTCTTGTAAGCCTTTTTCTTGCAATGACCTTGATCTAAGTGGTCTCCTTTTTGCTTCTTCTAAaagctttcctttctttctactCTTGTTCATGGAAGCATGATAAGATACATGCCAAggcatgaaaaaaacaaaatacgttATCTTCCCCACAAAAGAAATAGGTCAAACTGTGCTTGAATTTTTGATTAAAGACAGAGAGTTGTCAATTGCGCAATTTTTGAATAGTTACTAAAGCAGAGTGAAGAAATTGGAGAAACCGAAAATgtaagagtgagagagaaagaaaacattaaTTTGGAACTAGCTCTAGAAGCTGCTTTGAAGGTCAGAACTCAATTCTATTAGCACCAAATGTACAACTGCAAACTTTTCTCATGTTTTCCCACTACTGAATAACTCTAGCCAGTCATATATTAACTAGAGAAGACTAGTAAGCGTCCCCCAGTTTATTTGCTTGTAGGATTACATTTGTTAATCCAGAGTcccagattttattttaaaaagaaatctccaACTGGTATAAATGTACAATCACTGTTCTGCCCAGTAGTAGCATGTTCAGTCTAAAATTAATGTCAACCATTGATCCTTTTTAGTCTTTATAATGGAGGTATTTTTTCATGCAGAAAAATCAAAACCTGAAAACTTGTTTTCATGAGGTTTCTGAAGACTTGCAATCATTTAGAGCAATAATTATAGGGGGGGAACAGAGGTCAGAAGTATGAAGATGGATTGCTTTTGTTCTGGCGAGGTTGTCAATCCCAGAATGGTGTCAGTAATCTGGGTGAGGGATCCTTCTTACATTTTTCGGACGAGAaagcttttcttcttccttaccATGGATTCCAATGAAGAGAAAGGCTAAGGTAAAACCCCACGTACAGCCTACCCCATCTGCCACTGCCAAACAAATTGTCTTAAGGTGGCATCTCTTGTCTGATTTGAACCTCAGTCAGCCAGACTATAGACGGAAAAAGACAAAAAGCATGATAGCAAACTAGGGACATCAACAAAGGTATTAAATTGATTGTTAGCTGTTTTTCATTTGAACAGGGTAAAGAACACTTGACATCCTTTACCTCTGTCTGCCAACATGATGGGACCTGGCATCGTTCTATGCCCAGATGTGAAAGTGAGTCGTTAGCCTTTCCTACCTGTTGCCTGCAAAACTGCCTAAGCAGATTCAAGTTCCCCAAATTCTGGTGACCTTTTTCCTGACTCCTGCTGTTGAAGGGCTGGAGCTGGGAATCTTCATTGCCCATGGCAGTGAGAAGCATTTTGCTGCCTCTGTCCACAAGATAGTCCACTTTGTTCATCTGATCTATACTGGGCAATAAATAGCGTGGTTATTCACCAATTACAAGCCAGAAAAATATACCATCATTAAGCTTTCTGACTTGCCTTCACTGTCTGTCCTTATCCTGTAGCAGTTCTTATTTATGGTACAGTATATGGGGCATGCCTCAGAGAGTGACTGTTGGATTCTCCTGGCTTTGTTTCCTTCTGCTCCTATCAAATGTTACCCTGCATATAAAATGTCTGGCAATCACCCTCTTTTATTGGTGACAGAGCCGAGACAGGAATGGAGGCACATTTTGACCAATAGTTAAACAGGGAAGCTTAGCCATTTTTCAAAACTCACTCTGATTTTGCAAAAGTGTATTGAAATGTATTGCAAAAAAATGTCTTGAAGGAAACCTGATTATTAGTTGATTATCAGCTGATAATCAAGCTCCTCTTGGACGTTTAGCAccatttaacaatcatgttaagTCATATTTAAAAGTAATCTCATCCaggagtctctaaccttggcaactttaagcctggcagacttcaactcccggaattgaattctggggaattctgggagttgaagtccaccaggcttaaagttgccaaggttggagacccctgatctaaaccataACTAACAGGAACACTTTCATTTGTCAGCTTTTGTTCAGCTGATCCATGTCTCCAAGCTGGGTTCAGCTCAGAGCCCCAATGTATGTTTGCTGGGGGGCGGGGAACCCAATTTAAAAGAATTAGTCTCTGTAATTcttagatgaaaaaaaaaacaaataaaagaagggCTGTAGAAGATAATGCCCAGAAATTGGAGAAGTGGCAGATTCACAAAAACCATTAGATGCCTCTATAGCTAATCtctccccaaagtcacccagttgtgcTGCTAACAGAATGGTTAATGAAACCCATTAGATTCTATCCATGGCAAAACCTATGCTGAGATaagacaattttttttgctattttagcACAGATGTGGCTAAGGGTGACTTTAAGGTAGCAATCAGATCAAAGCAACGTCACGAGGACGCAGGcaaaaaatggtgtgtgtgtgtttgctgggATGTTTTTGCTGCAATTGTGCAAACAAGGAAAGTCTCCTAAATTGTGGAATTTGGCCCTTAGGTTTATGCTCTTTATTTTCTGACATGCTGCCAATACTTGATCTGACAATTCCGAGAaggctttcttttatttctttctgtttccCTTCTAAAACTCTCTCTGAATTGTCTTAAGGATTCGGTGTGTTTTTGCCTGTGCATGAAAAAGCAGTTCTTTATATGGAGATGCATTTCAGATAACTAATACCAGGGGGAAAAGCTAGTCTTCtcctttgcttctcattcaaaaacCAACCAAACTAGTGATTGCTACTGCTATGTCCCACACACAAAGTTTTGATCTTCTTCAAAGAAGAAGACCTACAAATTATTCTGTTGGgccgcaggggtctgcaaacttggctcttttaagacttgtgggtttgctttgctggctgaggaactctgggagttggaagtccacaagtcttaaaagagccaagtttgcagacccctgtgttagggCAAGATTTGAGATATGACATATCATTAATCATAACCtgagaaagaaataataattccTATGAGAGTGCTGATGTTGGATTGAGATTGtttctggtccatggaaaatcCCAGAGGGAAATACTatactctcttctcttcctcttgtgtGGTTTGTGTCTTGCAGTTGTGAATTGCGGTGAACCTAAATTTCTGAGAAATGGGGAATTTAATTTTGTATCGGCAACAAAAAATAACAACtatgagtcagttatcaagtACCGCTGTAATGAACCCTATTATCGCCTGCTCAGCACCCCAGGAAAAGGTGAGGCCATGCATTGCCAGATCAATCCAAACCCAGTGCAAGCTGCAGCACTGCATGGGAAACTTGACAAACCAGCAGCCAAGCAATTTCCTTGCTTTTGTATGTCTATCTTCTTTACCAAAtacttgggggggtggggggtgggagaggggcagaagcagtggtgaaatccaaatttttttactaccagttctgtgggtgtggcttggtgggcgtggcttggtgggcatggcaggggaaggatattgcaaaatcctcattccctccccactcccatgggaaggatactgcaaaatccccatttcctccccactcctggggaagggtattgcaaaatcttcattcccaccccactttggagccagccagaggtggcatttgctggttctccaaactgctctgtTCTGTCccacctcgcctccgtccgagcggtggcttaattagccagcactatcagctctggtagcaaactagcgagcatctgccaagtgactctgttatctcccttgatgccgatgagtcacccacaaACAAACAGtaattcagctctagttaagcagttgatttgcctgctacgaagaggcatagcagccctcgctggttttatatctgtGGGGTGTgattccatgactcagcattcctaggcctgccccacctctgattctgttgttcccgcctctcctgcctacgaaaccaggggtccagccaggcctgattgccatcagctgggtctggaggcatggcctggggggggaagagtcaggggacagaggccttgttatctcctccacctggcctgcctctggctcctggagctgagccagggaagccagtgctcccgaggtaagtcctgatggcccttccccctcactttccaagtcactttctggcagggggcctggctcggggggcgcagacacaacatgctcaaaatttctgctacgatttctccagaatctgtcagaaccttctggatttcacccctgggcagaagTGGGGGTGAAAGAAGGCTGGGAATGCTCCAAGCCCCCTTAGTGAAACAGGGTCACCTGGCAGGGCGTCATTGAGGCTGCCTTATGAAACAGCCTCCCCTAGAGCTATGGATGGACTTGAGCCTGTTGGCCTTTTGGCAAACAAGCAAAAACCTGGATTTCTCCCTCAGCATTGGAGCCAGGATGTTGATGGAGCTGGCACCAGATGCCCGATTTATGGATGAAGGTCTAGCAGGACCTCAGGAGtgcctttattgttttaatgccttttaaaaaataattgtattgCATTGTCATTTTCACATGGCATCTAGAGTTTCTTTTGGTAGATGGAtgtgtatataaatttaataaataagtattgatttttttaaaaaaaataacataaaagataaaagatgggTAAAGAAGCAATAACTGATGGCTCTTGTCTTGGGCACCTGATCTGACAATGCTAattctttaaataaattaattatagccagaaaaaaaagtccatttattttatttatttaaattggttttagctGCCCAACCTTGATGCATTGTGGGCTAGAGTACTTGGCATTAAAtgtaataaatgcattttttttgtgtATTTGAGTGAGTGACTGAACGATTTCAATCTCATTGCACTTGCAAGATGTTCAGatacacaaaaataaaacataaaacatccatggttttaaaaaaaaccaataaaacgttcaaaaataaacaataaaaacccatTGAGCATTCAATCTTTGGTTCCACTATTCTTGCTTTTGTTTCTCCTTTAGGTATCTACACCTGCTCAGCTGAGGGTTCCTGGAAGGACCAAGTTAATCATGATGACATCCCAATGTGTCTGCCAGGTAAATcatggccaaagattttcttcttTCACATATTGTTGTAGCACATGATTCACCTCTTCTCAGTAGTCAAAGCTGATGCTGGTGCCAGAAGACTAGCAAGCCCTAGTACCAGAAGAGCCAAAAGAGGCTGAGAGGAAGCAGGCATCTTGTCCACCTACATTGCTATTTGAcctactagaacaggggtctccaaccttggcaactttaagcctggcggacttcaactcccagaattccccagccagcaaaggtggctggtgaattctgggagttgaagtccgccaggcttaaagttgctaaggttggagacccctgtactagaatgAGATGGGATTTTGGATCCAGCTCTGAGATTAGTTTTTGTTCTCATTTTCTTCATAAAATTAACTTCTGTAAATAAAAGGAGGATAGGCAGATAGCACAAATAAAAAAGCAGAGATCAAATCATATAAAAGAAACATATTGATAAAGCATATAAAAAttctgagaatttttttaaaataaccacaACCAGTGTCTCTGGTTAAAAATCTTTGCTGAGAATTTTTTCAAAATCAGTTTGAGACTTTTGTGGTCTTTCCCGCCCCTGCCACCCAGTTCTCAATTCTTTCGTGCGTCCACTTGGACAAACAAGAATAGCACCCATAGGAAGACCATAGATGCCAGGAAGGCTTGGAGAAAGAAGAATAAGCCATGCAACCAATTATTGGCAGGCTTTAGGCGCCCGGTTCTGGTGGCTGTCATTGCCAAGTGTCGTAGGATCCTGTCTGTTgaattacctttttttaaaaaaaattttttgtcacaacagtatatacaatcatcaacataaaaataacccatcatgagagaaaaagtatatataagtaaaagtataaggaaaagtatgcatataatactataatgaagagaacaataggacaggaacggtaggcacttttgtgttctgtttcttcttctgGTAGTGTAATGAGAGAGGTATTGATACCCAATATTTTTAGCAGAAAGAGGAGACAGAAGCAAATTAATTAACAATTTAACAAGAAGTAAAGAAGAAGATGATTAAGAGCCTTCCTCTGATGTGACTTAAGCAAAGATAAGGTGTACAAATAAGGAAAGTTTGTTGTCAAGGGGGCAAGAGGGAGATGGGGGTGCTGCAGCCTTTTTGAATATTCTCTCTCTTTTCACAGTGTGTGGAAAGCCAGACAAGCCAATCATGGAAGTCCAGAGAATTATTGGTGGGAAGGATGCCCCACGAGGCAGTTTCCCATGGCAAGCTATGACTGTCATCGCTGGGCGAGCAGGAGGGGCACTGCTGGGTGATCGCTGGATCCTGACAGCTGCCCACACTGTGTACCCAAAAGGGAAAGGGAATGACACAGAGATGCTGACCCTTGCACAGATGGCCGAGAAGGCTGAAATCTTCCTGGGTCACACAGATGTGACTGAGCTGTACAAGAAAGGCAATAAACCAGTTCTCAGACTCTTTGTGCATCCGGATTACAATCCAAACGATGACCACGACTTTGATGGAGACATTGCGCTCATTGAGTTGAGAGATCCGGTGACCCTTGGCCCCGACATGCTGCCTATCTGTCTCCCTGAGTCAGGAAACACCACCTATTACTATACAGGTTGGATGGGCTATGCCAGTGGCTTTGGGGTAGAAAAAAACATCCTTGCTAGCAGGCTGAAATATGCCCCCATTCCAGTGGGCAACCAGGATTTGTGTCGGAAGTGGTtgcaagaaaggaagaaggatcaAGTCTTCTCAGACAACATGTTTTGTGCTGGTACCCCCTATGGAGGAAAAGACACCTGTCAGGGTGACAGTGGAGGGGCCTTAGCTGTGCGTGACCCAGAGACTCAGCGTTGGGTAGCCACAGGCATCGTTTCTTGGGGCCTTGATTGTGGCAAAGGATATGGCTTTTATACCAAAATCATCAATTACTTGGATTGGATCCAGGGCATTGTTGGGAAGGATTGGGTGTCCATGCAGGTTTCTCATTAGCCTACTGAAGAAGCATAAACTAAATTATGATTCCATGCATGCAGGGAAATACATACTTCTCATTAGCTTTCTGCTGTTCTTGCTGCCCtgtcctctcttttttttgatACCAAATAAATGTATAGTTGCTTcttttattgcaggggtctccaaccttgatccctttaagacttgtggacttcaactcccagagttcctcagccagctttgctgggagttgaagtccacaagtcttaaagggaccaaggttggagacccctgttttattggATGGGAGAGGGGGGAATAATTCCTCTTGCCCATCATTTTTCTTCTCATTCTCCGATGCCGTCAGCAAAGAGTAAGTTTTTAGAAGAAGTGAAAGATTTCTAAATAGGAAAAGGAAGTGTTATTTCTTCCCATTTCCTCATCCTCTTGGCTCAAAAGTTTCTTTCAGGTTCTTTCTAGGGACTCTAAGATGGGAAATGATTGCACAcactataattttgtgaatgtgAATATATTTTTAGCATCTGGCTCCAGAATCTGCCTCTACATGCACTGTAGGAATCAAAAGACAGCTACCAAAATTTTTTGTAGAAAATGGTAccctttttttcatttattgttaCAAGAAGTGAGAGAGCCCTTTATCCCCTCTCAAAATCAACAATTATTGGTTTAACTAACAGCTTCTATTGATACAGTCTCTATGAAATCTTTAGTTGCTTAGCAAAATAAACTAAAGATAGCTAAATCAAACATCTCAAAAATATCTGTGCATTAGTTTCATCAACAGCAGGGAGAACATCTGATACAAACTTCCGATAATGCCATAACACGATCtcagaaataatgtattttttttgtaattaatAAACATTAAAGCAAGTTATCAATAAATCACAACATGTCAAGAACGATTATTTATGGCAGAGAATGTCATGTGTGATAAACTTTGCTGCTAAGACTATGCAAAACTATCTAGAACAGGGTATATCAATTGCAGAGCTGGGGAAAGAACTGCTCTAAATCTGTTGATCCAGGTCTATAAGCAGGAGACATAAACCCAGGGCTGATATTTTTGTGCCTCTTGATTTCTGTGTTC
This genomic window from Ahaetulla prasina isolate Xishuangbanna chromosome 2, ASM2864084v1, whole genome shotgun sequence contains:
- the C1R gene encoding complement C1r subcomponent, whose product is MSPVVFLLQGAFLVAAVSSRPTTKLYGEITSPNYPKTYPNNNISTWAISVPKGYRVKLSFRLFDLEPSETCQYDFVKITANKKDLGRFCGQVDSATGNHPRDKVFLSTNNHMRLLFQSDFSNEENGIVVSYKGFLAYYQAVDLDECAPRNYIEDGPQCQHFCHNYIGGYFCSCQPGYQLQSDGYSCKVDCSNELFTETSGYLSSPGYPEPYPPHLQCNYSIRVEKGMTIILKFLQPFEIDDHQQVRCPYDQLKIRAGMKQIGEFCGRKPPRMIETNSSSVDVIFLTDESGYSRGWKISYSIERIRCPQPVANDVFTIIKDPQPLYQYQDYFIVSCKTGYNLMEGKEHLTSFTSVCQHDGTWHRSMPRCEIVNCGEPKFLRNGEFNFVSATKNNNYESVIKYRCNEPYYRLLSTPGKGIYTCSAEGSWKDQVNHDDIPMCLPVCGKPDKPIMEVQRIIGGKDAPRGSFPWQAMTVIAGRAGGALLGDRWILTAAHTVYPKGKGNDTEMLTLAQMAEKAEIFLGHTDVTELYKKGNKPVLRLFVHPDYNPNDDHDFDGDIALIELRDPVTLGPDMLPICLPESGNTTYYYTGWMGYASGFGVEKNILASRLKYAPIPVGNQDLCRKWLQERKKDQVFSDNMFCAGTPYGGKDTCQGDSGGALAVRDPETQRWVATGIVSWGLDCGKGYGFYTKIINYLDWIQGIVGKDWVSMQVSH